A single Camarhynchus parvulus chromosome 5, STF_HiC, whole genome shotgun sequence DNA region contains:
- the SEC23A gene encoding protein transport protein Sec23A, with translation MTTFLEFIQQNEDRDGVRFSWNVWPSSRLEATRMVVPVAALFTPLKERPDLPPIQYEPVLCSRTTCRAVLNPLCQVDYRAKLWACNFCYQRNQFPPTYAGISEMNQPAELLPQFSSIEYVVQRGPQMPLIFLYVVDTCMEDEDLQALKESMQMSLSLLPPTALVGLITFGRMVQVHELGCEGISKSYVFRGTKDLSAKQLQEMLGLTKVAVAQVGRGPQVQQPPPSNRFLQPVQKIDMNLTDLLGELQRDPWPVPQGKRPLRSSGVALSIAVGLLECTFPNTGARIMMFIGGPATQGPGMVVGDELKLPIRSWHDIEKDNAKYVKKGTKHFEALANRAATNGHVIDIYACALDQTGLLEMKCCPNYTGGYMVMGDSFNTSLFKQTFQRVFTKDMQGQFKMGFGGTLEIKTSREVKISGAIGPCVSLNSKGPCVSENEIGTGGTCQWKICGLNPTTTLALYFEVVNQHNAPIPQGGRGAIQFVTQYQHSSGQRRIRVTTVARNWADAQTQIQNIAASFDQEAAAILMARLAVYRAETEEGPDVLRWLDRQLIRLCQKFGEYHKDDPSSFRFSETFSLYPQFMFHLRRSPFLQVFNNSPDESSYYRHHFMRQDLTQSLIMVQPILYAYSFNGPPEPVLLDSSSILPDRILLMDTFFQILIYHGETIAQWRKSGYQDMPEYENFHHLLQAPVDDAQEILHSRFPMPRYIDTEHGGSQARFLLSKVNPSQTHNNMYAWGQESGAPILTDDVSLQVFMDHLKKLAVSSAA, from the exons ATGACAACCTTCCTGGAATTTATCCAGCAGAATGAGGACAGAGATGGAGTTAGATTCAGCTGGAATGTTTGGCCTTCAAGCCGTCTGGAAGCTACAAGAATGGTAGTCCCTGTGGCTGCCCTCTTCACGCCCCTGAAAGAGCGGCCTGACTTGCCTCCTATTCAGTATGAGCCAGTGCTGTGCAGTAGGACCACGTGCCGAGCTGTTCTGAATCCCTTATG CCAAGTGGATTATCGAGCAAAACTCTGGGCTTGCAACTTTTGTTACCAGAGAAACcag tttccTCCTACTTATGCTGGCATATCTGAAATGAATCAGCCAGCTGAACTTTTGCCTCAGTTCTCCAGCATTGAATATGTAGTACAG CGTGGTCCTCAGATGCCATTGATATTTCTTTATGTTGTGGATACATGCATGGAAGATGAAGACCTGCAAGCTCTGAAGGAATCCATGCAAATGTCCCTCAGTCTCCTGCCACCAACAGCATTAGTTGGTCTCATTACCTTTGGCCGAATGGTGCAAGTTCATGAGCTTGGCTGTGAAGGAATTTCCAAAAGTTATGTCTTCAGAGGAACAAAGGACCTCTCTGCAaaacagcttcag GAAATGTTGGGGCTTACAAAAGTAGCTGTTGCACAGGTTGGTCGTGGTCCTCAGGTGCAGCAACCACCACCTTCTAACAG atttttgcaACCAGTGCAGAAGATTGATATGAATCTTACTGATCTTTTGGGTGAACTGCAGCGGGATCCTTGGCCTGTTCCACAAGGGAAGCGGCCCTTACGTTCTTCTGGAGTGGCCCTGTCTATAGCTGTTGGGCTCCTTGAG tgtACTTTCCCTAATACTGGTGCACGCATAATGATGTTCATTGGAGGACCAGCAACGCAGGGACCTGGCATGGTTGTAGGGGATGAATTGAAGTTACCTATAAGATCATGGCATGACATCGAAAAAGACAATGCAAAATATGTTAAAAAGGGTACTAAG CATTTTGAAGCCCTGGCTAATCGAGCTGCAACAAATGGTCATGTTATTGACATCTATGCATGTGCATTGGATCAGACTGGTCTACTGGAGATGAAGTGTTGTCCCAACTACACTGG AGGCTACATGGTAATGGGAGACTCTTTCAATACATCATTATTCAAACAAACTTTTCAGAGAGTATTCACTAAAGATATGCAAGGACAATTTAAGATGGGATTTGGTGGCACATTAGAAATAAAG ACTTCAAGAGAAGTAAAGATTTCTGGAGCGATTGGACCCTGTGTCTCTCTCAACTCTAAGGGACCTTGTGTCTCAGAAAAT GAGATTGGAACCGGAGGCACGTGTCAGTGGAAGATTTGTGGTCTTAATCCTACTACAACGCTTGCACTGTACTTTGAGGTGGTAAACCAG CACAATGCTCCCATTCCTCAAGGAGGACGTGGTGCAATCCAGTTTGTGACTCAGTATCAGCATTCCAGTGGACAGAGACGGATCAGAGTGACCACAGTTGCCAGAAA ctgggCAGATGCACAGACCCAGATTCAAAACATTGCTGCATCTTTTGACCAGGAAGCTGCTGCAATTCTCATGGCTAGATTGGCAGTGTACAGGGCAGAGACAGAGGAGGGCCCTGATGTGCTGAGGTGGCTGGACAGACAGCTTATACGACTG TGTCAGAAATTTGGAGAATATCACAAGGATGATCCAAGctctttcagattttcagaaacattttcactttATCCACAG TTCATGTTTCACTTGAGAAGATCTCCTTTCTTACAAGTTTTTAACAACAGTCCGGACGAGAGCTCCTATTATCGTCATCATTTTATGCGTCAAGATCTAACCCAGTCACTTATCATGGTTCAGCCAATTCTTTATGCCTACTCTTTCAATGGACCTCCAGAG cCTGTTCTTCTGGATAGCAGCAGTATTTTACCAGATCGCATTCTCCTTATGGACACCTTTTTCCAAATCCTTATTTATCATGGAGAG ACCATAGCACAGTGGCGTAAGTCAGGGTACCAAGATATGCCAGAATATGAAAATTTCCATCACTTGCTACAAGCTCCAGTAGATGATGCCCAAGAAATTCTCCATTCCAGATTTCCAATGCCCAGATACATTGATACAGAGCATGGAGGAAGCCAG gctcgATTCCTGCTTTCAAAAGTAAATCCCTCTCAGACTCATAACAACATGTATGCGTGGGGACAG
- the GEMIN2 gene encoding gem-associated protein 2, producing the protein MEPGLEELMPRLLPVGDCDLAEDFDPTVPPRTPQEYLKRVQIEAARCPDVVVAQIDPRKLKKKPTVNISISGCQPAPEGYSPTLKWQQQQVANFSAVRQSLNKHRNHWRSQHLDSNVTMPKSEDEEGWKKFCLGERVYSETDALSDNENLGIDYLKVGFPPLLSIVSRMNQATVTSVLEYLISWFGEKKFTPELGRWLYALLACLEKPLLPEAHSLIRQLARRCSEVRALEESNNEEQISALNLIICLVSRYFDQRDLADEPS; encoded by the exons ATGGAGCCGGGCCTGGAGGAGCTGATGCCGCGGCTGCTGCCCGTGGGCGACTGTGACCTGGCCGAGGACTTCGACCCCACCGTGCCTCCCAGGACGCCCCAGGAGTATCTGAAGCGTGTCCA GATTGAAGCAGCTCGATGTCCTGACGTGGTCGTGGCACAAATAGATCccagaaaattgaaaaagaagcCGACAGTAAACATTTCA ATTTCTGGATGTCAGCCTGCTCCTGAAGGATACTCTCCAACGCTcaagtggcagcagcagcaagtggCCAATTTCTCAGCTGTTCGTCAG AGCCTGAACAAGCACAGGAATCACTGGCGGTCACAACATTTGGACAGCAATGTTACTATG ccAAAATCAGAGGATGAAGAAGGCTGGAAGAAGTTCTGCCTCGGGGAAAGAGTATACTCAGAAACAGATGCACTATCTGATAATGAAAATTTAGGAATTGATTACTTGAAG GTGGGCTTTCCCCCTTTGCTCAGTATTGTAAGCAGGATGAATCAG GCAACAGTAACCAGTGTCTTAGAATACCTGATAAGCTggtttggagagaaaaaatttaCTCCAGAActg GGTAGATGGCTTTATGCACTGTTGGCATGCCTTGAAAAACCTTTGCTACCTGAAGCTCACTCCCTTATTCGACAGCTGGCAAGACGTTGTTCAGAAGTCAGGGCACTGGAG gaGAGCAACAATGAAGAACAAATATCAGCTCTGAATTTGATAATATGCTTAGTTAGCAG GTACTTTGATCAACGTGACCTGGCTGACGAGCCTTCCTAG